The genomic window AGCCCCGCTGCCGTTCCAGGTCGACCTCCGCGGAGTCGTCGACCTGCTGAGCCGCCACATCTACTCGGGACCGCGCGTCTACCTCCGCGAGCTCCTGCAGAACGGACGCGACGCCGTCGCAGCCCGTCGCGCCGACGACCCGACGGCGCCTCCCGGCAGACTCCTCATCACCCCGCACGTGCCGCCGTCCGGCTCGGAGGCGGGCTCGCCGTTCCGATTCCGCGACGACGGTGTCGGGCTCACCCGCGACGAGGCCGCAGAACTCCTGGCGACGGTCGGCCGCAGCTCCAAGCGCGGCGACCTCGACGAACTCCGGCGCGGCGACTACCTCGGCCGGTTCGGCATCGGTCTGCTGAGCTGCTTCATGGTGGCCGACACCATCACCGTCCGCAGCCGCTCGGCTCGTGGCGGTCCGGCCATCGAGTGGATCGGCGACGCCGACGGCACGTTCACGATCCGAGAACTCGGCGACGCCGCGACCGCCGCCATGCCGATCGGCTCCGAGGTCGTCCTCGATCCACGCATCGACGGTCCGATGCACGACGGCAGTCTGCTCGGGCACGGTTCGGTGCTCGGCCTCGCCACGACGTTCGGACGCTTCCTCGACCTCGACGTCGAGGTGGTCGATCCCTCCGCCCCCGACCACCCGGTGCGCATCAACGTCGACCCGGTGTTCCGGACGGCTGAGGCGACGACCCGCGAGGCGCTCCTGGCGTTCGGGGAGGACCTCCTCGGGACGCGCCCGTTCGACGCCGTCGAGATCGTGGTGCCCGGCACCGGCACCCGGGGCACCGCCTTCGTCCTCCCCTCACCGCCTCCGCCGGGCGCCCGGCAGGCGAGCCGCGTCTACCTCGGCGGCATGCTGCTGAGCGAACAGATCGACGACCTGCTGCCCGAGTGGGCGTTCTTCGTCCGCTGCATCGTCGACACGACGGGGCTCCGCCCGACGGCTTCGCGCGAGCAGCTCGTGCAGGACGACGCGTTGGAGTTCACCCGCGAGGCCATCGGAGCAACCCTGCGACGGTGGATCCTCGACCTCGCCCGTCAACGGCCGCACCGACTCCAGGAGTTCATCGGCGTCCACCAGCTCGGCATCAAGGCGATCGCCGCGCACGACGACGACCTCGCGAGCGCCGTGGTCCGGTGGCTCCCGATCGAGACCTCCGCCGGCACGACGACCATCGACGAACATCTGTCGCAGACGGGCGTCATCCGGTACACGGCATCCCGCGACGAGTTCCGTCAGATCGCCGCGGTCGTCGATCCGGCGTCACCGATCGTCAACGGCGGGTACGTGTACGACCAGGAGATCCTGGAGCGGCTGCCCCACCTGATCGACGGCGTTCGGGTCGAGCGGGTGACGGTGGCCGACGAGCTCGACAACCTCGAGCCGCCCCACCTGGACGACCTCGCCGCGACGACGGCACTCGAGGACCGCGCCAGTCGTGTGCTCGCCGAGGTGGAGTGCCGGGTCTCGGTCCGCCGGTACCGGCCGGACGACCTCGCCGCGCTGTACGTCGCCGACCCGTCCGTGCTCCGACGGCTCGAGCGGCACCGGGCCGCCTCGGTCGCGCCGGGTATCTGGTCGCAGGTCGTCGGGGCCGTCGACTCCTTCCTCGCCGACGCCGGCCCGGGAGGTGCTGAGGCCGACACCGCCGCCCGGCTCTGCCTCAACTGGAACGCGGCGCTCGTCCGCCACTTGGCGACCCTCGACGACGACCTCGTGTTCGAGCGCAGCATCCAACTGCTCTACGTACAGGCGCTCCTCGCCGGGCACCGCCCCCTCGAAGCACGCGACCGCCGCATGCTCGACGCAGCCATGACCGACCTGATCGGCCTCAGTGTCGGTCTCGACGACAAGGAACTCCGATGACCGACACCACCGCCACCCCCGTGAACGACATCGATCCCGACGCGAGCGTCCAGGACCTCCTCGAGGAGGCCGACACCCTGCCGTGTGGTCCCGCCGAGCGAGCCCTGCTCGACGAGGCGCTCCGGCGAGCCGAGGCCGCCGGCGACGAGGAGGC from Plantibacter flavus includes these protein-coding regions:
- a CDS encoding HSP90 family protein, which produces MPDHSRAPLPFQVDLRGVVDLLSRHIYSGPRVYLRELLQNGRDAVAARRADDPTAPPGRLLITPHVPPSGSEAGSPFRFRDDGVGLTRDEAAELLATVGRSSKRGDLDELRRGDYLGRFGIGLLSCFMVADTITVRSRSARGGPAIEWIGDADGTFTIRELGDAATAAMPIGSEVVLDPRIDGPMHDGSLLGHGSVLGLATTFGRFLDLDVEVVDPSAPDHPVRINVDPVFRTAEATTREALLAFGEDLLGTRPFDAVEIVVPGTGTRGTAFVLPSPPPPGARQASRVYLGGMLLSEQIDDLLPEWAFFVRCIVDTTGLRPTASREQLVQDDALEFTREAIGATLRRWILDLARQRPHRLQEFIGVHQLGIKAIAAHDDDLASAVVRWLPIETSAGTTTIDEHLSQTGVIRYTASRDEFRQIAAVVDPASPIVNGGYVYDQEILERLPHLIDGVRVERVTVADELDNLEPPHLDDLAATTALEDRASRVLAEVECRVSVRRYRPDDLAALYVADPSVLRRLERHRAASVAPGIWSQVVGAVDSFLADAGPGGAEADTAARLCLNWNAALVRHLATLDDDLVFERSIQLLYVQALLAGHRPLEARDRRMLDAAMTDLIGLSVGLDDKELR